Below is a genomic region from Chitinophagaceae bacterium.
CCTATGGTATGGAATAAAAAAGGAATTGCTACAATAAAAACTGCCTCAGAGACCTGTCCTATTGTCATTTTAGAGGTAGCATTTTCTAAACCAACTTCTGTCAAAAATGTATTCGCAAAGCCATAATAAAAAGAAAGAGGAATACATATCAAAATGGCTACTATAAAAAACACAAGATATGCCTTATCTTTCAATAAAACAAGTCCTTCTAATCCTATTGATTTGGAAAGAGACGCTTCTTTATCATATTGAGGAGGAGTATTGGGTAGCACAAAACTATAGATTCCTAAAAAAATGGAAGCCATAGATGCCATTGTAAAAGTACCATTACCACTTCCTATCCCTAATTGGTCTATAGATATTCCTGCGGCTATCCAACCTATAGTTCCAAAGACACGTATCCAAGGAAATTGCTTTCCCGCATCAGACATTTGATAGAACGCCACACTATTAGAAAGGGCAATGGTAGGTGTATACATCAATGAATACAATAATATTACCCAATAAAAACTATCGTTATCCGTAATACGCGTTGCTAAAAATAATAATATTCCTCCAAATATATGGAGTATGCCCATTAACTTTTGTGCTGCAAAAAATCTATCAGCTACCATCCCTATAAAAAAAGGAGAAATCATTGTGGCTATAGCTAAAGACATATAAGCAGAACCAATTTGATCTCCCGTAGAACTTAGATGATCTCGCATGTATGTCCCCATTGTTACATACCACGCTCCCCAAATAAAATACTGGAGAAACATCATCACCATTAATCTAAAATTTGTTATACTATTCATAATAATTGTGTAAGTTGTGTATACTTAAAAAATACTTTTGGCAGAAGAAAAAATTTGTTTGATTTTTATTATTTTTTTGAAATAAAATTTAAAAACATACTAAAAATATCAAATTAAATGTATTTATATAAAATTACATAAAAACAATTTTTTAATCATACAATAATTCATAAAAAACAATGGTACATCAAAAAATTAATATTCGTTTTGGAATAATAACTACCTGTATAATTCTCGTTATGTGCAGTCGTATAGTACCACATATATGGAATTTTACACCTGTGGGAGCAGTTTGTTTATTTGGTTCGGCTTATTTTGAAAAAAAATGGCAGGCATATTTTGTTCCTCTCTTTGCTATTTGGGCAAGCGATATCTATATGAACAATGTTATCTACGGGCAAAATAATACTTTTACACTTTTCTACGACGGCTTCTATTGGCAATATATAGCCTATATACTTATTATTTTTATAGCAGCTTTTCTATTTCAAAAAATAAATGTAGTGCGTGTTCTAGGAGGTTCATTGCTCGCTACGTTTTTATTTTTCTTCGTTTCTAACTTTGGAGTATGGGTAGGGAGCGGTATGTATGCAAAAACTTTACTCGGATTAATAGAATGTTACATAGCAGCCATTCCATTTCTTTGGGCAACTTTTACAAGTGACCTATTATATTCTTCTGTTCTCTTTGGAAGTTTTTCTTTTGCTCAGAAAAAAATCCCTCTTTTGCAAACAAGTTAACCTATTATAATACATAAAAAGTTTCAACCATGATACATACACCACAAACAATATATGATGTTTTTTTAGCATCTACGGGGATAAGCACGGATACAAGAACTCTTCAAAAAGGTTCTTTATTTTTTTGTTTGAGTGGAAAAAATTTTAATGGTAATACCTTTGCCGAAGAAGCTATTCAAAAAGGAGCATCCTATTGCATAATAGATGATGCCAAATTTCAAAAAGATGAAAGATATATTTTAGTAGAAAATGCTTTGAAAACCCTTCAAGATATTGCTCATATTCATAGAAAAAAATGGGGAAAAAGAGTCATTGCCATTACGGGTTCAAATGGCAAAACTACCACTAAAAACCTTATAACTGCCGTTCTTTCTCAAAAATATTCCGTCCTATCCACACAAGGAAATCTCAACAATCACATAGGAGTCCCCCTTACTCTTTTACAATTGAAACCCAAACACGAAAGAGCTGTCATAGAAATGGGTGCCAATAAACCAGGAGATATAGCAGAACTTTGTAGAATAGCTGACCCCGATGATGGCGTTATTACCAATATATCCCACGCTCATTTGGAGCAATTGGGAAGTATAGAAGGAGTTTTTGAGGAAAAAAGAGCTCTCTATGAATACGTAATAAGCAAAAATAGATTCATTTTCATAAACGAAAAAGAAACAAAACTTTGCAATTTCTATGAGTCATATCCTCATAAGTATCTTTTCCCGACAAAACATTGTTTTCCGCAGATAAAAATTGTAGGCAAGACACAGTTTTTGGTACTTAAAATAGAAGGAACAAAATCCTTTACCACTCATATCTTTGGAAAATATAACCTGGATAATATTGCCATTGCTGTTATGTTTGGTTATTTAGAGAAAGTGGACCGAGAAAAAATAGAAAAGGCTCTCAAGAACTTTGTTTTTGAAAATAATCGCTCACAAGTAATCCAAAAAGGCACCAATACCATTATATTAGACGCTTATAATGCTAATCCCGACTCTATGAAATCCGCTCTTTCTCATTTTAAGACCATAGAAGCATCAAAAAAAGTATATATAATAGGTGATATGTTTGAACTGGGCGAACATACCCAGAAAGCACATAAAAATATAGGAAAACTGCTTCAGAATCTTATAGGAAAAAGACCTAATATTACCGTTTTATTCTGTGGTAAAAATATGAAACACGCCTCAGACCAAATGAAAAAGAGTCATTATTTTGAAAGCAGAGAAGCACTTCAAACATTCTTATCACAAACAAAGTTTCAACATACATTTTTTCTCATAAAAGCATCTCGCGGGATGGAATTAGAAAAAGTAATGGAATTTCTTTAGAGAGGGTTCTAAAAATTCAAATCCTAAAAGTAGAAAAATATAATAAAAATTTCATACCTTATTTTTATTTTTGTTAAATCAGCGTTGTAAATTAGTGAAACTTCTCTTTTCAAAAAATGATGAGATGATTCTAAAAAAACGATTTTCCTTTGCGTCCTTGTGTCTTTGGGGTTATAAAGAAACATGAAAAGTAGAATTAACTGCTACAGAATTCAGTGCATTTCTACTCCTTTCCGTTGTAATTTTTTTATGATACTATATAACTACACATTTAAAGAAAACTGCAAAGCAAGAGAGCAAAAATAAAAGATAGTAATGCGTAAATGGGTTATTTTTTATAAAAAATGTATTATACTTATTTTCTTTTAGAAATACATAATACATTCACTTACTCATAAAACTATGCAGTTTCTCTATCCGCAGATATTTTTTGCACTTTTTGCCATTTCAATACCAATCATTATCCATCTTTTTCACATGCGAAAGGCAAAAAAGATATATTTTTCCCAAGTAGATTTCTTGAAAAACATAAGCACCAAGAGTTCTCAAAGATTAAAGATTAAGCATTTCATAACCCTCTTCTTGCGAGTACTGACACTCTTCTTTCTCATCTCTGCCTTTACACAGCCCTTCATCCCCATTCATAAAGACGTCTTGTTCCATAACTCCGTACTTCTTTATATAGATAATTCTTTGAGTATGAGCGTCCCTACGGCACAGGACATTGCTATGTTAGACAATTCGCTTGCCATTGCGGAGCAAATTATTAAAAAATATCCCGATGCCACGCAATTCAAAATCCTTACAA
It encodes:
- a CDS encoding nucleoside permease; the encoded protein is MNSITNFRLMVMMFLQYFIWGAWYVTMGTYMRDHLSSTGDQIGSAYMSLAIATMISPFFIGMVADRFFAAQKLMGILHIFGGILLFLATRITDNDSFYWVILLYSLMYTPTIALSNSVAFYQMSDAGKQFPWIRVFGTIGWIAAGISIDQLGIGSGNGTFTMASMASIFLGIYSFVLPNTPPQYDKEASLSKSIGLEGLVLLKDKAYLVFFIVAILICIPLSFYYGFANTFLTEVGLENATSKMTIGQVSEAVFIVAIPFLFHTIGVKKMLVLGIGAWVLRYVCFAYGNTTDFIWMLYAGIILHGICYDFFFVTGYMYTEQKAGEKIKNAAQGLFTFATYGLGMVIGTKLSGITVDAYTTKTLDGAGNITNSIIHWDSVWFIPAGIGLVVLMGFMIFFQEKKK
- the murF gene encoding UDP-N-acetylmuramoyl-tripeptide--D-alanyl-D-alanine ligase; amino-acid sequence: MIHTPQTIYDVFLASTGISTDTRTLQKGSLFFCLSGKNFNGNTFAEEAIQKGASYCIIDDAKFQKDERYILVENALKTLQDIAHIHRKKWGKRVIAITGSNGKTTTKNLITAVLSQKYSVLSTQGNLNNHIGVPLTLLQLKPKHERAVIEMGANKPGDIAELCRIADPDDGVITNISHAHLEQLGSIEGVFEEKRALYEYVISKNRFIFINEKETKLCNFYESYPHKYLFPTKHCFPQIKIVGKTQFLVLKIEGTKSFTTHIFGKYNLDNIAIAVMFGYLEKVDREKIEKALKNFVFENNRSQVIQKGTNTIILDAYNANPDSMKSALSHFKTIEASKKVYIIGDMFELGEHTQKAHKNIGKLLQNLIGKRPNITVLFCGKNMKHASDQMKKSHYFESREALQTFLSQTKFQHTFFLIKASRGMELEKVMEFL